A window from Bubalus kerabau isolate K-KA32 ecotype Philippines breed swamp buffalo chromosome 5, PCC_UOA_SB_1v2, whole genome shotgun sequence encodes these proteins:
- the DPF2 gene encoding zinc finger protein ubi-d4 isoform X2 translates to MAAVVENVVKLLGEQYYKDAMEQCHNYNARLCAERSVRLPFLDSQTGVAQSNCYIWMEKRHRGPGLASGQLYSYPARRWRKKRRAHPPEDPRLSFPSIKPDTDQTLKKEGLISQDGSSLEALLRTDPLEKRGAPDPRVDDDSLGEFPVTNSRARKRILEPDDFLDDLDDEDYEEDTPKRRGKGKSKSKGVGSARKKLDASILEDRDKPYACDICGKRYKNRPGLSYHYAHSHLAEEEGEDKEDSQPPTPVSQRSEEQKSKKGPDGLALPNNYCDFCLGDSKINKKTGQPEELVSCSDCGRSGHPSCLQFTPVMMAAVKTYRWQCIECKCCNICGTSENDDQLLFCDDCDRGYHMYCLTPSMSEPPEGSWSCHLCLDLLKEKASIYQNQNSS, encoded by the exons CCTTGGGGAGCAGTATTACAAAGATGCCATGGAGCAGTGCCACAATTACAACGCCCGCCTCTGTGCTGAGCGCAGCGTACGCCTGCCTTTCTTGGACTCACAGACGGGAGTAGCCCAGAGCAACTGTTATATCTGGATGGAAAAGCGACATCGGGGTCCAG gaTTGGCCTCTGGGCAGCTGTACTCTTACCCTGCCCGGCGCTGGCGGAAAAAGCGGCGAGCCCACCCTCCTGAGGATCCAAGGCTTTCTTTCCCATCTATTAAACCAG ACACAGACCAGACCCTGAAGAAGGAGGGGCTGATCTCTCAGGATGGCAGTAGCTTAGAGGCTCTGTTACGCACCGACCCCCTGGAGAAGCGAGGCGCCCCCGATCCCCGAGTTGATGATGACAGCCTGGGCGAATTTCCTGTGACGAACAGTCGAGCACGGAAG CGGATCCTAGAACCAGATGACTTCCTGGATGACCTTGATGATGAGGACTATGAAGAAGACACTCCCAAGCGTCGGGGCAAGGGGAAGTCCAAG AGTAAAGGTGTGGGCAGTGCCCGTAAGAAGCTGGACGCTTCCATCCTGGAGGATCGGGACAAACCCTATGCCTGTGACA TTTGTGGAAAACGTTACAAGAACCGACCAGGCCTGAGTTACCACTATGCCCACTCCCACTTGGCTGAGGAGGAGGGCGAGGACAAGGAAGACTCACAGCCACCCACCCCAGTTTCCCAGAGGTCCGAGGAGCAGAAAT CCAAGAAGGGTCCTGATGGATTGGCCCTGCCCAACAACTACTGCGACTTCTGTCTGGGGGACTCCAAGATCAACAAGAAGACAGGACAGCCCGAGGAGCTGGTGTCCTGTTCTGACTGTGGCCGCTCAG GGCATCCGTCCTGCCTCCAGTTCACCCCCGTGATGATGGCGGCAGTGAAGACCTACCGCTGGCAGTGCATCGAGTGCAAGTGCTGCAACATCTGTGGCACCTCCGAGAATGAC GACCAGCTGCTCTTCTGTGATGACTGCGATCGTGGCTACCACATGTATTGTCTAACCCCGTCCATGTCTGAGCCTCCTGAAG
- the DPF2 gene encoding zinc finger protein ubi-d4 isoform X1, with amino-acid sequence MAAVVENVVKLLGEQYYKDAMEQCHNYNARLCAERSVRLPFLDSQTGVAQSNCYIWMEKRHRGPGLASGQLYSYPARRWRKKRRAHPPEDPRLSFPSIKPDTDQTLKKEGLISQDGSSLEALLRTDPLEKRGAPDPRVDDDSLGEFPVTNSRARKRILEPDDFLDDLDDEDYEEDTPKRRGKGKSKSKGVGSARKKLDASILEDRDKPYACDNSFKQKHTSKAPQRVCGKRYKNRPGLSYHYAHSHLAEEEGEDKEDSQPPTPVSQRSEEQKSKKGPDGLALPNNYCDFCLGDSKINKKTGQPEELVSCSDCGRSGHPSCLQFTPVMMAAVKTYRWQCIECKCCNICGTSENDDQLLFCDDCDRGYHMYCLTPSMSEPPEGSWSCHLCLDLLKEKASIYQNQNSS; translated from the exons CCTTGGGGAGCAGTATTACAAAGATGCCATGGAGCAGTGCCACAATTACAACGCCCGCCTCTGTGCTGAGCGCAGCGTACGCCTGCCTTTCTTGGACTCACAGACGGGAGTAGCCCAGAGCAACTGTTATATCTGGATGGAAAAGCGACATCGGGGTCCAG gaTTGGCCTCTGGGCAGCTGTACTCTTACCCTGCCCGGCGCTGGCGGAAAAAGCGGCGAGCCCACCCTCCTGAGGATCCAAGGCTTTCTTTCCCATCTATTAAACCAG ACACAGACCAGACCCTGAAGAAGGAGGGGCTGATCTCTCAGGATGGCAGTAGCTTAGAGGCTCTGTTACGCACCGACCCCCTGGAGAAGCGAGGCGCCCCCGATCCCCGAGTTGATGATGACAGCCTGGGCGAATTTCCTGTGACGAACAGTCGAGCACGGAAG CGGATCCTAGAACCAGATGACTTCCTGGATGACCTTGATGATGAGGACTATGAAGAAGACACTCCCAAGCGTCGGGGCAAGGGGAAGTCCAAG AGTAAAGGTGTGGGCAGTGCCCGTAAGAAGCTGGACGCTTCCATCCTGGAGGATCGGGACAAACCCTATGCCTGTGACA aTAGTTTCAAACAAAAGCATACCTCGAAAGCGCCCCAGAGAG TTTGTGGAAAACGTTACAAGAACCGACCAGGCCTGAGTTACCACTATGCCCACTCCCACTTGGCTGAGGAGGAGGGCGAGGACAAGGAAGACTCACAGCCACCCACCCCAGTTTCCCAGAGGTCCGAGGAGCAGAAAT CCAAGAAGGGTCCTGATGGATTGGCCCTGCCCAACAACTACTGCGACTTCTGTCTGGGGGACTCCAAGATCAACAAGAAGACAGGACAGCCCGAGGAGCTGGTGTCCTGTTCTGACTGTGGCCGCTCAG GGCATCCGTCCTGCCTCCAGTTCACCCCCGTGATGATGGCGGCAGTGAAGACCTACCGCTGGCAGTGCATCGAGTGCAAGTGCTGCAACATCTGTGGCACCTCCGAGAATGAC GACCAGCTGCTCTTCTGTGATGACTGCGATCGTGGCTACCACATGTATTGTCTAACCCCGTCCATGTCTGAGCCTCCTGAAG